The following proteins are co-located in the Periplaneta americana isolate PAMFEO1 chromosome 12, P.americana_PAMFEO1_priV1, whole genome shotgun sequence genome:
- the LOC138710912 gene encoding DNA polymerase delta subunit 3-like, translating into MNDETLNMYLQNIEEYVMVKDKVVTYKWLSKTLDIHINTAKQLLFEFKSRLKEEVNVTYLIGGILHNKKGCKILIVNENDVAKLKTQFKILTSEHVYSVQRANTLDVNVLYAVDKKKKGEEIRLGAIHYNRAVTRPKGEIERARQNARIALADVEEESQCPNNAVNMSNKPVEAIKKETATLKGKESKKELKAGGIADMFAVQSSRSKKRIEIQESCKPSENTTAIPKTRGDISMYFSCKGEENTNVDVSVIKGLHVSRSMCEKDVCEQGEKLRNSSKAKAGILKCTPTKRSGKIIKENLETNIENRNTEEYREKRKKTEDSFLQTRKRVLIVSESENSDVCDSDENNMEVIPSTAEASPKLSFETDEVLPSSRNNRPQNKSCKDEQEKMGEEEDERRVKLGAGVIEGRILNSTKSLSKRSGGKKTPTKKSKQSVITNFFKKT; encoded by the coding sequence ATGAATGACGAGACATTGAATATGTACCTTCAAAATATTGAAGAGTATGTAATGGTTAAAGATAAAGTTGTGACATACAAATGGCTCAGTAAAACTTTAGACATTCATATAAATACagcaaaacaattattatttgaatttaaatctAGGTTAAAAGAAGAAGTAAATGTAACTTACCTGATTGGAGGCATATTGCATAATAAGAAAGGATGCAAAATACTAATTGTCAACGAAAATGATGTTGCAAAGTTGAAAACTCAGTTCAAAATTCTGACTTCTGAGCATGTGTACAGTGTGCAGAGAGCAAATACTCTTGACGTAAATGTTCTGTACGCCGTGGACAAAAAAAAGAAAGGCGAAGAAATTAGATTAGGTGCAATCCATTACAATCGTGCAGTTACCAGACCCAAAGGAGAAATTGAGAGAGCAAGACAGAATGCTCGAATTGCCTTGGCTGATGTTGAAGAGGAAAGTCAATGCCCAAATAATGCAGTAAATATGAGTAATAAACCAGTAGAAGCAATTAAGAAAGAAACTGCGACACTGAAGGGGAAAGAAAGTAAAAAGGAATTGAAGGCTGGGGGAATAGCTGATATGTTTGCAGTACAAAGTAGTAGAAGTAAAAAACGCATTGAAATACAGGAGAGTTGTAAACCATCAGAAAATACAACAGCCATACCTAAAACTAGAGGTGACATAAGTATGTATTTCTCTTGTAAAGGAGAAGAAAATACGAATGTAGACGTCTCTGTAATTAAAGGTTTGCATGTGTCTCGAAGCATGTGTGAAAAAGATGTATGTGAGCAAGGCGAAAAATTACGTAATAGCAGTAAAGCAAAAGCAGGTATATTAAAGTGTACCCCCACAAAACGGTCTggaaaaattataaaagaaaatctGGAAACCAACATTGAGAATAGAAATACTGAAGAGTATagagaaaaacgaaagaaaacggAAGACAGTTTTTTACAAACAAGAAAACGTGTTCTCATAGTGTCTGAATCGGAAAATAGTGATGTATGTGACAGTGATGAAAATAATATGGAAGTTATTCCATCTACCGCAGAAGCCTCGCCGAAATTAAGTTTTGAAACAGATGAAGTGTTGCCGTCGTCTAGGAATAACAGACCGCAAAATAAAAGTTGCAAAGACGAGCAAGAGAAAATGGGAGAGGAAGAAGATGAAAGAAGGGTGAAATTGGGTGCTGGTGTAATTGAAGGAAGAATATTGAACAGTACGAAGTCTCTGAGCAAAAGGTCTGGAGGCAAGAAGACACCAACGAAAAAATCTAAGCAATCAGTTATTACTAACTTCTTCAAAAAAAcatag